A genomic segment from Streptomyces sp. NBC_00459 encodes:
- a CDS encoding phosphatidylglycerol lysyltransferase domain-containing protein, which yields MGDARLTPNVQRSASTTASRRAAAFAVWYLRVVTFVNLLSAVWVSFGNDVRRHNEENFFTPYLLTAGFASGVFTMFLAITMRRRKRAAWILNIVISTLFLLLFGLAMFFAEIRQHAQNWISLALTAAFVAALAVGRREFYAKGDRSNARLAAAVAVGGLLVSSLLAALLVTVANQAHDSHRSTFLERWNYGTMRLISVAADDTGFAGISTPNWVDVTINVISTVLILAVFYAAFRSRRAVDPLTEDDEARLRALLDRNGDRDSLGYFALRREKSVVWSPTGKAAVAYRALGGVSLAAGDPIGDPEAWPGAIEPWLAEARAHGWIPAVMGASEEAGTVYARHGLDALELGDEAIVETAEFTLDGRAMRTVRQAYNRVKRAGYTVRIRRHADIPADGMTSLLQRADDWRDGATERGFSMALGRLGDPDDGQCVMLECTDGEGELRALLSFVPWGPHGLSLDLMRRDRDSDNGLMEFMVIELLQRAQEIGITQVSLNFAMFRSVFERGGRIGAGPVLRLWRSLLSFFSRWWQIESLYRANAKYRPIWEPRFLLFEKSADLPRIGIAAARAEGFLEAPGLPKWLHRRHLESKR from the coding sequence TCACCCCGTACCTGCTGACCGCCGGCTTCGCCTCCGGTGTGTTCACGATGTTCCTGGCGATCACCATGCGGCGCCGCAAACGGGCCGCCTGGATCCTGAACATCGTGATCAGCACGCTGTTCCTGCTGCTGTTCGGGCTCGCCATGTTCTTCGCGGAGATCCGGCAACACGCGCAGAACTGGATCTCCCTCGCCCTCACGGCCGCCTTCGTCGCCGCGCTCGCCGTCGGGCGGCGCGAGTTCTACGCCAAGGGCGACCGGTCCAACGCGCGGCTCGCCGCCGCCGTCGCGGTCGGCGGTCTGCTCGTCTCCTCGCTCCTCGCCGCGCTTCTGGTCACCGTCGCCAACCAGGCGCACGACAGCCACCGTTCGACGTTCCTGGAGCGCTGGAACTACGGCACGATGCGGCTGATCTCCGTCGCCGCCGACGACACGGGCTTCGCCGGGATCTCCACACCGAACTGGGTCGACGTCACCATCAACGTCATCAGTACGGTGCTGATCCTGGCCGTCTTCTACGCCGCCTTCCGCTCCCGCCGTGCCGTCGACCCGCTCACCGAGGACGACGAGGCGCGGCTGCGCGCCCTCCTCGACCGGAACGGCGACCGCGACTCCCTCGGCTACTTCGCCCTGCGCCGCGAGAAGAGCGTCGTCTGGTCCCCCACCGGCAAGGCCGCAGTCGCCTACCGCGCCCTGGGCGGGGTCTCCCTGGCCGCCGGTGATCCGATCGGCGACCCGGAGGCCTGGCCCGGCGCCATCGAACCGTGGCTCGCCGAGGCCCGCGCCCACGGCTGGATCCCCGCCGTGATGGGGGCGAGCGAGGAGGCCGGGACGGTGTACGCGCGGCACGGCCTGGACGCCCTCGAACTCGGGGACGAGGCCATCGTCGAGACTGCCGAGTTCACGCTGGACGGGCGGGCCATGCGCACCGTCCGGCAGGCCTACAACCGGGTCAAGCGGGCCGGGTACACCGTGCGCATCCGGCGCCACGCGGACATCCCGGCCGACGGGATGACGTCCCTGCTCCAGCGTGCCGACGACTGGCGGGACGGCGCCACCGAACGCGGGTTCAGCATGGCTCTCGGGCGGCTCGGCGACCCGGACGACGGGCAGTGCGTGATGCTGGAATGCACTGATGGGGAGGGAGAGCTGAGAGCGTTGCTCTCCTTCGTGCCCTGGGGGCCGCACGGCCTCTCGCTCGACCTCATGCGGCGCGACCGTGACTCCGACAACGGGCTGATGGAGTTCATGGTGATCGAACTTCTCCAGCGTGCCCAGGAGATCGGGATCACTCAGGTCTCACTCAACTTCGCGATGTTCCGCTCCGTCTTCGAACGTGGCGGGCGCATCGGCGCGGGGCCGGTACTGAGGCTGTGGCGCTCGCTGCTCAGCTTCTTCTCCCGCTGGTGGCAGATCGAGTCGCTGTACCGCGCCAACGCGAAGTACCGGCCCATCTGGGAGCCCCGGTTCCTGCTCTTCGAGAAGAGCGCGGACCTGCCGCGCATCGGCATCGCCGCGGCGCGCGCGGAGGGCTTCCTGGAGGCGCCGGGACTGCCGAAGTGGCTGCATCGCAGGCACCTGGAGTCGAAGAGATGA
- a CDS encoding adenosylcobinamide-GDP ribazoletransferase produces MSTPPPTEPPGPSDPLASLDPLDGLRFAFGTLTVLPVRVTRWDRDAARGGMLCAPVTGLVVGAGAAGVGLLLLFLGASALLAAVATAAVPAFLTRGLHLDGLADTADGLGSGKPAEDALRIMKQSDIGPFGVLTLLFVLLAQVAALAQAYGDSWARGAFAAVVSATTARLALTLAARTGVPPARPEGLGAAVAGTVPVRSALLVAVLVTIAAAGFGAFFGAFDIVRTACAVIVGCAAAERLLQHCTRRFGGVTGDVFGGLAETAATAALIVLSLR; encoded by the coding sequence GTGTCCACGCCCCCGCCCACGGAACCTCCTGGGCCCTCCGACCCCCTCGCGTCCCTCGACCCCCTCGACGGGCTCCGGTTCGCCTTCGGCACGCTGACCGTGCTGCCCGTGCGGGTGACCCGCTGGGACCGGGACGCGGCGCGTGGCGGCATGCTGTGCGCGCCGGTAACCGGTCTGGTCGTGGGTGCGGGCGCCGCCGGGGTCGGTCTGCTGCTGCTGTTCCTGGGCGCCAGTGCGCTGCTCGCCGCCGTCGCCACGGCCGCCGTGCCCGCCTTCCTCACCCGGGGGCTGCATCTCGACGGTCTCGCGGACACCGCCGACGGGCTGGGCAGCGGCAAGCCCGCCGAGGACGCGCTGCGCATCATGAAGCAGTCGGACATCGGCCCGTTCGGTGTGCTCACCCTCCTGTTCGTGCTGCTGGCCCAGGTGGCCGCGCTCGCGCAGGCGTACGGCGACTCATGGGCCAGGGGCGCGTTCGCCGCCGTCGTCTCGGCGACCACCGCCCGGCTGGCCCTCACCCTGGCCGCCCGCACCGGCGTACCGCCCGCCCGGCCCGAGGGACTGGGGGCGGCGGTCGCGGGAACGGTACCCGTGCGCTCGGCGCTGCTGGTGGCGGTCCTGGTGACGATCGCGGCGGCCGGCTTCGGCGCTTTCTTCGGGGCGTTCGACATCGTCCGTACCGCCTGCGCGGTCATCGTGGGCTGTGCCGCCGCAGAACGGCTCCTGCAGCACTGCACGCGCCGCTTCGGCGGGGTCACCGGGGATGTCTTCGGCGGCCTCGCGGAAACGGCGGCGACGGCTGCGCTGATCGTGCTGTCACTGCGCTGA
- a CDS encoding spherulation-specific family 4 protein: MSPSSLLVPYYEHPSVRPAEWEAILAAAPGLYGVVLNPANGPGDHPDPAFADIAARLRAAGVRVLGYADTDYARRPVTAVIRDLVRHHDWYGADGAFLDQVTSEPDRLDHYRRLASAAWGAGLRTLALNHGVPPHPSYARIADVLVTFEGTWDTYRTEPSHLLRTPGTRLCHLVYGVPPDTDLEAEARTRGATLHCAVPGTGDHPWGTLPHAVPVD, translated from the coding sequence ATGAGTCCGAGCAGTCTCCTGGTCCCGTACTACGAACACCCGTCCGTCCGCCCCGCCGAATGGGAGGCGATCCTCGCGGCCGCGCCCGGCCTGTACGGGGTGGTCCTGAACCCGGCCAACGGCCCCGGCGACCACCCCGACCCGGCGTTCGCCGACATCGCCGCCCGACTGCGCGCGGCGGGCGTACGAGTCCTCGGGTACGCCGACACCGACTACGCCCGCCGACCGGTCACCGCCGTCATCCGCGACCTGGTCCGCCACCACGACTGGTACGGCGCCGACGGGGCCTTCCTCGACCAGGTCACCTCGGAACCTGACCGGCTCGACCACTACCGGCGACTGGCGTCGGCGGCCTGGGGCGCCGGCCTCCGCACCCTCGCCCTCAACCACGGCGTCCCGCCGCATCCCTCGTACGCCAGGATCGCAGACGTCCTGGTGACCTTCGAGGGCACCTGGGACACGTACCGCACCGAGCCCTCCCATCTCCTGCGCACCCCGGGAACACGCCTGTGCCACCTCGTGTACGGCGTCCCACCGGACACCGACCTCGAAGCGGAGGCCAGAACGCGGGGCGCCACCCTGCACTGCGCGGTGCCCGGCACCGGAGACCATCCCTGGGGAACCCTGCCCCACGCCGTGCCCGTGGACTGA
- a CDS encoding leucyl aminopeptidase: MTALTLSTAAAPGLRADAIVVGVAKGAKGPVVAPGAEAVDKAYDSKLADVLGTLGASGAEGEVTKLPAPAGFKAPVVVAVGLGALPEKDETFGAESLRRAAGVAARTLAGAKKAAFALPIEDAADAGAIGEGALLGAYTFDAYKEIGKDAKNGKAALGEVALLGGKPRDAAYKAAVARATAVSEELNRARDLINTPPNDLNPEAFAAVAQAAAEEHGIQVEVLDVAALEEGGYGGILGVGIGSAAGPRLVKLTYTHEAASKHLAYVGKGITYDSGGISLKPAGHNETMKCDMSGAAAVFAAVVAAARLGLQVNVTGWLALAENMPSGTATRPGDVLRMYSGKTVEVLNTDAEGRLVLADALWAASAEKPDAIVDVATLTGAMMLALGNRTYGIMANDDAFRSAVHEAAEEVGEPAWPMPLPDHLKKGMESPTADIANMGERYGGGLVAGLFLREFVGEGITWAHLDIAGPAFNEGGPFGYTPKGGTGTAVRTLVRLAELTAVGDLG; the protein is encoded by the coding sequence GTGACTGCTCTCACTCTCAGCACCGCCGCGGCGCCCGGCCTTCGGGCCGACGCGATCGTCGTCGGTGTCGCCAAGGGCGCCAAGGGACCGGTCGTCGCACCGGGCGCCGAGGCCGTGGACAAGGCGTACGACAGCAAGCTCGCCGACGTCCTGGGGACCCTCGGCGCCTCCGGCGCGGAGGGCGAGGTGACCAAGCTGCCCGCCCCGGCCGGCTTCAAGGCACCCGTCGTCGTGGCCGTGGGCCTGGGCGCACTGCCCGAGAAGGACGAGACCTTCGGCGCCGAGTCCCTGCGCCGGGCCGCCGGTGTGGCCGCCCGCACCCTCGCCGGCGCCAAGAAGGCCGCCTTCGCCCTGCCGATCGAGGATGCCGCCGACGCCGGCGCCATCGGCGAGGGAGCGCTCCTCGGGGCGTACACCTTCGACGCGTACAAGGAGATCGGCAAGGACGCCAAGAACGGCAAGGCGGCGCTCGGCGAGGTCGCTCTGCTCGGCGGCAAGCCCCGCGACGCCGCGTACAAGGCGGCCGTCGCCCGCGCCACCGCGGTGTCCGAGGAACTCAACCGCGCCCGCGACCTGATCAACACCCCGCCGAACGACCTCAACCCGGAGGCCTTCGCCGCCGTCGCGCAGGCCGCGGCCGAGGAGCACGGCATCCAGGTCGAGGTGCTGGACGTGGCGGCGCTGGAGGAGGGCGGCTACGGCGGCATCCTCGGCGTCGGCATCGGCTCCGCCGCCGGGCCCCGGCTGGTGAAGCTGACGTACACGCACGAGGCCGCGAGCAAGCACCTCGCGTACGTCGGCAAGGGCATCACCTACGACTCGGGCGGCATCTCGCTCAAGCCCGCCGGGCACAACGAGACGATGAAGTGCGACATGAGCGGTGCGGCGGCGGTCTTCGCCGCGGTCGTCGCCGCCGCACGGCTCGGCCTCCAGGTCAACGTCACCGGCTGGCTGGCGCTCGCCGAGAACATGCCGTCCGGCACCGCCACGCGCCCGGGTGACGTGCTGCGCATGTACAGCGGCAAGACCGTCGAGGTCCTCAACACCGACGCCGAGGGCCGTCTCGTCCTCGCGGACGCCCTGTGGGCCGCGTCGGCGGAGAAGCCGGACGCGATCGTCGACGTGGCGACGCTGACCGGCGCGATGATGCTGGCCCTGGGCAACCGGACGTACGGGATCATGGCGAACGACGACGCGTTCCGCTCCGCGGTGCACGAGGCGGCGGAGGAGGTCGGGGAGCCGGCGTGGCCGATGCCGCTGCCGGACCACCTGAAGAAGGGCATGGAGTCCCCCACGGCCGACATCGCGAACATGGGTGAGCGGTACGGCGGCGGGCTGGTCGCCGGTCTGTTCCTGCGGGAGTTCGTGGGTGAGGGGATCACCTGGGCGCACCTCGACATCGCGGGGCCCGCGTTCAACGAGGGCGGGCCTTTCGGTTACACACCCAAGGGCGGTACCGGGACCGCGGTTCGTACGCTGGTGCGGCTGGCCGAGCTGACCGCCGTCGGCGATCTGGGCTGA
- the lpdA gene encoding dihydrolipoyl dehydrogenase: MANDASTVFDLVILGGGSGGYAAALRGAQLGLDVALIEKDKVGGTCLHRGCIPTKALLHAGEIADQARESEQFGVKATFEGIDVPAVHKYKDEVISGLYKGLQGLVASRKVTYIEGEGRLSSPTSVDVNGQRIQGRHVLLATGSVPKSLPGLEIDGNRIISSDHALVLDRVPESAIVLGGGVIGVEFASAWKSFGTDVTIIEGLKHLAPLEDENSSKLLERAFRKRGIKFNLGTFFSKAEYTANGVKVTLADGKEFEAEVLLVAVGRGPVSAGLGYEEQGVAMDRGYVLVDEYMRTNVPTISAVGDLVPTLQLAHVGFAEGILVAERLAGLKAVPIDYDGVPRVTYCHPEVASVGITEAKAKEIYGADKVVALKYNLAGNGKSKILKTAGEIKLVQVKDGAVVGVHMVGDRMGEQVGEAQLIYNWEALPAEVAQLIHAHPTQSEALGEAHLALAGKPLHSHD, translated from the coding sequence GTGGCGAACGACGCCAGCACCGTTTTCGACCTAGTGATTCTCGGCGGTGGCAGTGGCGGTTACGCCGCGGCCCTGCGCGGGGCCCAGCTGGGGCTCGACGTCGCCCTGATCGAGAAGGACAAGGTCGGCGGTACCTGCCTGCACCGGGGATGCATCCCCACCAAGGCCCTGCTCCACGCGGGCGAGATCGCCGACCAGGCTCGCGAGAGCGAGCAGTTCGGCGTGAAGGCCACCTTCGAGGGCATCGACGTCCCGGCGGTCCACAAGTACAAGGACGAGGTCATCTCGGGCCTGTACAAGGGACTCCAGGGCCTCGTCGCCTCCCGCAAGGTCACCTACATCGAGGGTGAGGGGCGACTCTCCTCCCCCACCTCCGTCGACGTGAACGGGCAGCGGATCCAGGGCCGCCACGTCCTGCTGGCGACCGGCTCCGTGCCGAAGTCGCTGCCGGGCCTGGAGATCGACGGCAACCGGATCATCTCCTCGGACCACGCCCTCGTCCTGGACCGGGTGCCGGAGTCGGCCATCGTCCTCGGCGGCGGTGTCATCGGCGTCGAGTTCGCGTCCGCGTGGAAGTCCTTCGGTACGGACGTCACGATCATCGAGGGCCTCAAGCACCTGGCCCCCCTCGAGGACGAGAACTCCTCCAAGCTTCTTGAGCGCGCGTTCCGCAAGCGCGGCATCAAGTTCAACCTGGGCACCTTCTTCTCGAAGGCCGAGTACACCGCGAACGGTGTCAAGGTCACCCTCGCCGACGGCAAGGAGTTCGAGGCCGAGGTGCTGCTCGTCGCCGTCGGCCGCGGCCCGGTCTCGGCCGGCCTCGGCTACGAGGAGCAGGGCGTCGCGATGGACCGCGGTTACGTCCTGGTCGACGAGTACATGCGGACGAACGTGCCGACCATCTCGGCCGTCGGTGACCTCGTCCCGACGCTCCAGCTCGCGCACGTCGGCTTCGCCGAGGGCATCCTGGTGGCGGAGCGTCTGGCCGGTCTGAAGGCCGTCCCGATCGACTACGACGGCGTGCCCCGGGTGACGTACTGCCACCCCGAGGTCGCCTCCGTGGGCATCACCGAGGCCAAGGCCAAGGAGATCTACGGTGCGGACAAGGTCGTCGCTCTGAAGTACAACCTCGCGGGCAACGGCAAGAGCAAGATCCTCAAGACCGCGGGCGAGATCAAGCTCGTCCAGGTCAAGGACGGTGCCGTGGTCGGCGTCCACATGGTCGGCGACCGCATGGGCGAGCAGGTCGGCGAAGCCCAGCTGATCTACAACTGGGAGGCGCTGCCGGCCGAGGTCGCGCAGCTCATCCACGCCCACCCGACGCAGAGCGAGGCGCTCGGCGAGGCCCACCTGGCCCTGGCCGGCAAGCCGCTGCACTCCCACGACTGA
- the sucB gene encoding 2-oxoglutarate dehydrogenase, E2 component, dihydrolipoamide succinyltransferase, giving the protein MAVSVTLPALGESVTEGTVTRWLKAEGERVEADEPLLEVSTDKVDTEIPSPVSGILASIKVAEDETVEVGAELALIDDGSGAPAAAPAPAAEPVAAPAAPAAPAPVAEAPAAPAAPAPVAAPAAPAGGASGTDVTLPALGESVTEGTVTRWLKSVGDSVDADEPLLEVSTDKVDTEIPSPVSGVLLEIVVGEDETAEVGARLAVIGAAGAAPAAAPAPAAPAPAPAAAAPAPAPVAPAAPVAPPAPVSPAAPAPAPAPVKAAAPVAPPAPAPVAPAPAAAAPAATSGDDGAYVTPLVRKLAAENGVDLGTVKGTGVGGRIRKQDVLAAAEAAKAAAAAPAPAAAAAAPAASTARKTPVLEVSPLRGQTVKMTRIRKVIGDNMVKALREQAQLSSVVEVDITRLMKLRAQAKDSFAAREGVKLSPMPFFVKAAAQALKAYPVINARINEAEGTITYFDTESIGIAVDSEKGLMTPVIKHAGDLNIAGISKATAELAGKVRANKITPDELSGATFTISNTGSRGALFDTIIVPPNQVAILGIGATVKRPAVIETEEGTVIGVRDMTYLTLSYDHRLVDGADAARYLTAVKAILEAGEFEVELGL; this is encoded by the coding sequence ATGGCGGTTTCCGTAACCCTTCCGGCGCTCGGTGAGAGCGTCACCGAGGGCACTGTCACCCGCTGGCTGAAGGCCGAGGGCGAGCGCGTCGAGGCCGACGAGCCGCTGCTGGAGGTGTCGACCGACAAGGTCGACACCGAGATCCCCTCGCCCGTCTCCGGCATCCTCGCCTCCATCAAGGTCGCCGAGGACGAGACCGTGGAGGTCGGCGCCGAGCTGGCCCTCATCGACGACGGCAGCGGCGCCCCCGCTGCCGCCCCGGCCCCGGCCGCCGAGCCCGTCGCGGCTCCGGCAGCTCCGGCTGCCCCGGCCCCCGTGGCCGAGGCGCCGGCCGCCCCCGCCGCCCCGGCTCCCGTGGCTGCCCCCGCCGCCCCTGCCGGTGGCGCCAGTGGCACCGACGTCACCCTCCCCGCTCTCGGTGAGAGCGTCACCGAGGGCACCGTCACCCGCTGGCTGAAGTCGGTCGGCGACAGCGTCGACGCCGACGAGCCGCTGCTGGAGGTGTCGACCGACAAGGTCGACACCGAGATCCCGTCGCCCGTCTCCGGTGTACTCCTGGAGATCGTGGTCGGCGAGGACGAGACGGCCGAGGTCGGCGCCAGGCTGGCCGTGATCGGCGCCGCAGGTGCCGCTCCGGCGGCTGCTCCGGCTCCGGCCGCCCCGGCTCCGGCGCCCGCCGCCGCTGCCCCGGCGCCCGCTCCGGTGGCCCCGGCCGCGCCCGTCGCGCCCCCGGCCCCCGTGTCCCCGGCCGCTCCGGCGCCCGCGCCGGCTCCGGTCAAGGCCGCGGCTCCGGTCGCTCCCCCGGCGCCCGCGCCGGTCGCCCCGGCTCCTGCCGCCGCCGCGCCCGCCGCCACCTCCGGTGACGACGGTGCCTACGTCACCCCGCTGGTGCGCAAGCTCGCCGCCGAGAACGGCGTCGACCTGGGCACCGTCAAGGGCACCGGCGTCGGCGGTCGTATCCGCAAGCAGGACGTCCTGGCCGCCGCCGAGGCCGCGAAGGCCGCTGCGGCTGCTCCGGCGCCCGCTGCTGCCGCTGCCGCCCCGGCTGCCTCCACGGCGCGCAAGACCCCCGTCCTGGAGGTCTCGCCGCTGCGTGGCCAGACGGTCAAGATGACCCGCATCCGCAAGGTCATCGGCGACAACATGGTCAAGGCGCTGCGCGAGCAGGCGCAGCTGTCCTCGGTCGTCGAGGTCGACATCACCCGTCTGATGAAGCTCCGCGCGCAGGCGAAGGACTCCTTCGCGGCGCGCGAGGGCGTCAAGCTCTCCCCGATGCCGTTCTTCGTGAAGGCGGCGGCCCAGGCGCTGAAGGCCTACCCGGTCATCAACGCCCGGATCAACGAGGCAGAGGGCACGATCACCTACTTCGACACCGAGAGCATCGGTATCGCGGTGGACTCCGAGAAGGGCCTGATGACCCCGGTCATCAAGCACGCGGGCGACCTCAACATCGCCGGTATCTCCAAGGCGACGGCCGAACTCGCGGGCAAGGTCAGGGCCAACAAGATCACCCCGGACGAGCTGTCCGGCGCGACCTTCACCATCTCCAACACCGGCTCGCGCGGCGCGCTCTTCGACACGATCATCGTGCCGCCGAACCAGGTCGCGATCCTGGGCATCGGCGCGACGGTCAAGCGCCCTGCGGTCATCGAGACGGAGGAGGGCACGGTCATCGGCGTACGCGACATGACGTACCTGACCCTGTCCTACGACCACCGCCTGGTCGACGGCGCCGACGCGGCCCGTTACCTGACGGCCGTCAAGGCGATCCTGGAGGCGGGCGAGTTCGAGGTCGAGCTCGGCCTGTAA
- a CDS encoding GntR family transcriptional regulator translates to MTAPVVHSLREQIREHIVEGIVSGRWKPGERIVERRIATELEVSQTPVREALRELESLRLIESAPNKGVRVRNLTAADLEESYPVRAGLEAIAAELAAGKLADDCSALEPHVAALYEADRASDGTGQVRHTVGFHREMVRAAGNSVLLHTWEGLGIEVFTALSIRWLGTVQQSYAEEHEELVAAFRRRDPRIAELVKAHVLGCAPRP, encoded by the coding sequence ATGACCGCGCCCGTCGTCCACTCGCTGCGCGAGCAGATCCGCGAGCACATCGTGGAGGGGATCGTCAGTGGGCGCTGGAAGCCGGGCGAGCGGATCGTCGAGCGTCGGATCGCGACCGAGCTGGAGGTCAGCCAGACCCCCGTACGGGAGGCGCTGCGGGAGCTGGAGTCGCTGCGGCTGATCGAGTCGGCCCCCAACAAGGGCGTACGCGTACGGAATCTGACCGCCGCCGACCTGGAGGAGAGCTATCCCGTCCGGGCCGGTCTGGAGGCCATCGCGGCGGAGCTGGCGGCCGGGAAGCTGGCGGACGACTGCTCGGCCCTCGAACCGCATGTCGCCGCCCTGTACGAGGCCGACCGAGCGTCGGACGGAACGGGCCAGGTCCGGCACACCGTGGGGTTCCACCGCGAGATGGTGCGCGCGGCCGGGAACTCGGTGCTGCTGCACACCTGGGAGGGGCTGGGCATCGAGGTGTTCACAGCCCTGTCGATCCGCTGGCTGGGGACGGTCCAGCAGTCGTACGCGGAGGAGCACGAGGAGCTGGTCGCCGCGTTCCGCCGCCGGGATCCACGGATCGCCGAGCTGGTGAAGGCCCATGTGCTGGGCTGCGCGCCGCGCCCCTGA